One Kitasatospora sp. NBC_01287 DNA window includes the following coding sequences:
- a CDS encoding ferredoxin reductase family protein: MSSTTTHRRARRTAPAPAPARDALAFEPAALVPVLIAAGAAAVLALWWRDTYAVNGAAEWLTGAARITGLLAGYAAPVLLLLMARLPPLEREVGADRLARWHALGGRYLVGLVTAHLLTVIWGYALTAHRGVLPEGVQLVFHYPDMIKASLGTLLMLGTGAVSARAARRRLSYEAWYYLHLATYLAIALAFAHQLANGADLAEGIGLLGWWALYLGSFALLGWFRLVVPFLGDRRHRLRIAEVRPEAPGVVSVFLTGERLDELRCEPGQFFRLQFLVPGLRWAANPYSLSAPPHPRFLRFTVKDLGGHSAAVAALRPGVRVRAEGPYGAFTARRRKARKVLLIAAGVGITPIRALFETLPARPGELTLLYRARTEQDLLFRTELEEVAERRKATLRFLLGARTDVGDPFAAERLRRLIPQLAGHEVFLCGPEEFTTAVIGELRAAGVPRHRIHHESFVF; this comes from the coding sequence GTGAGCAGCACCACCACCCACCGCCGCGCCCGGCGGACCGCGCCCGCTCCGGCGCCGGCCCGCGACGCGCTCGCCTTCGAGCCGGCCGCTCTGGTCCCGGTGCTGATCGCGGCGGGCGCCGCGGCGGTGCTCGCGCTCTGGTGGCGGGACACCTACGCGGTGAACGGGGCGGCCGAGTGGCTGACCGGTGCGGCCCGGATCACCGGGTTGCTGGCGGGGTACGCGGCGCCGGTGCTGCTCCTGCTGATGGCCCGGCTGCCGCCGCTGGAGCGCGAGGTGGGCGCCGACCGGCTGGCCCGCTGGCACGCGCTCGGCGGGCGCTACCTGGTGGGCCTGGTCACCGCGCACCTGCTCACGGTGATCTGGGGGTACGCGCTGACCGCGCACCGCGGCGTGCTGCCCGAAGGCGTCCAACTGGTCTTCCACTACCCGGACATGATCAAGGCGAGCCTCGGCACCCTGCTGATGCTGGGCACCGGCGCCGTCTCGGCCCGCGCGGCGCGCCGCCGGCTGAGCTACGAGGCCTGGTACTACCTGCACCTGGCGACCTACCTGGCGATCGCGCTGGCCTTCGCGCACCAGCTCGCCAACGGCGCCGACCTGGCCGAGGGGATCGGGCTGCTCGGCTGGTGGGCGCTCTACCTGGGTTCCTTCGCGCTGCTCGGGTGGTTCCGCCTGGTGGTGCCGTTCCTGGGCGACCGGCGGCACCGGCTGCGGATCGCCGAGGTGCGGCCGGAGGCGCCGGGCGTCGTCTCGGTCTTCCTGACCGGCGAGCGGCTGGACGAACTGCGCTGCGAGCCGGGCCAGTTCTTCCGTCTGCAGTTCCTGGTGCCGGGCCTGCGCTGGGCCGCCAACCCGTACTCGCTCTCCGCGCCGCCGCACCCGCGCTTCCTGCGCTTCACGGTGAAGGACCTGGGCGGGCACAGCGCGGCCGTGGCGGCGCTGCGACCGGGCGTCCGGGTGCGGGCGGAGGGCCCGTACGGGGCGTTCACCGCGCGGCGGCGCAAGGCGCGCAAGGTGCTGCTGATCGCGGCCGGGGTCGGCATAACCCCGATCCGGGCGCTCTTCGAGACGCTGCCTGCCCGGCCGGGCGAGCTGACCCTGCTCTACCGGGCGCGCACCGAGCAGGACCTGCTCTTCCGCACCGAGCTGGAGGAGGTGGCGGAGCGGCGGAAGGCCACGCTCCGCTTCCTGCTGGGAGCGCGCACCGACGTGGGTGATCCTTTCGCGGCGGAGCGGCTGCGGCGGCTGATACCGCAGCTGGCCGGGCACGAGGTCTTCCTCTGCGGCCCCGAGGAGTTCACCACCGCCGTGATCGGGGAGCTGCGCGCCGCCGGGGTACCGCGGCACCGGATCCACCACGAGTCGTTCGTCTTCTGA
- a CDS encoding FMN-binding protein: protein MRRTIVTTAATAAGIVLLLSLKPHGSASAQSGPVISSDTGTTVPADEPSSAPSSAPSGAPSGAPSSSPSGSPSAASGSAATRTVTGSPVDTRYGPVQVRVTLTGGKLSKVDVLQYPSETNRDLEINTFALPQLNQEAIAAGSAQIDSVSGATYTSEGYTRSLQSALDQAGAH from the coding sequence ATGCGCCGCACCATCGTCACCACGGCGGCCACCGCGGCCGGCATCGTGCTGCTGCTCTCGCTCAAGCCGCACGGCAGCGCCTCGGCCCAGAGCGGACCGGTGATCTCCTCCGACACCGGGACCACCGTGCCGGCCGACGAGCCGTCGAGCGCTCCGTCGAGCGCTCCGTCCGGCGCCCCGTCCGGTGCTCCGTCGAGCAGCCCGTCCGGCTCCCCCTCCGCGGCCTCGGGCAGCGCCGCCACCAGGACCGTCACCGGCAGCCCCGTCGACACCCGCTACGGCCCGGTGCAGGTCCGGGTCACCCTCACCGGCGGCAAGCTCAGCAAGGTCGACGTGCTGCAGTACCCGTCCGAGACCAACCGCGACCTGGAGATCAACACCTTCGCGCTCCCCCAGCTCAACCAGGAGGCGATCGCCGCCGGGAGCGCGCAGATCGACTCGGTCTCCGGCGCCACCTACACCAGTGAGGGGTACACCCGCTCCCTGCAGAGCGCCCTCGACCAGGCCGGGGCGCACTGA
- a CDS encoding FAD:protein FMN transferase, with protein MLRHAEAAMGTVFSFAVRDAEPGHTGILGPALAELHHLDALFSPYLPHSQLSRLARGELTVRQCDPLVGEALEHCAAVAAETGGWFTARPAGRLDPSGWVKGWAIERASELLLAAGHLHHSVTGGGDVQTRGRAAPDRPWRVGIADPARADQLVAVLSESAPADGFAVATSGTAERGAHIMDPNTGTPARGLLSLTLIGPRLARTDAYATAAFAMGPLRALEWVTAKPGYEALAVLPDGRRLGTPGVARYLATEA; from the coding sequence ATGCTGCGGCACGCGGAGGCCGCGATGGGCACCGTCTTCTCCTTCGCGGTGCGCGACGCCGAACCGGGTCACACCGGCATCCTGGGCCCCGCGCTCGCCGAACTGCACCACCTGGACGCGCTCTTCTCCCCCTACCTGCCGCACAGCCAACTCAGCCGGCTGGCCCGCGGCGAGCTGACGGTGCGCCAGTGCGACCCGCTGGTGGGCGAGGCGCTGGAGCACTGCGCGGCCGTCGCCGCCGAGACCGGCGGCTGGTTCACCGCGCGCCCGGCCGGCCGCCTGGACCCCTCCGGCTGGGTGAAGGGCTGGGCCATCGAGCGGGCCTCGGAACTGCTGCTGGCCGCCGGCCACCTCCACCACAGCGTGACCGGCGGCGGCGACGTGCAGACCAGGGGCCGAGCCGCCCCCGACCGCCCCTGGCGCGTGGGCATCGCGGACCCGGCGCGCGCCGACCAGCTGGTGGCCGTCCTCAGCGAGAGCGCTCCGGCCGACGGCTTCGCGGTGGCCACCTCGGGTACCGCCGAGCGCGGCGCGCACATCATGGACCCGAACACCGGCACCCCGGCCCGCGGCCTGCTCTCCCTCACCCTGATCGGCCCCCGCCTGGCCCGCACCGACGCCTACGCCACCGCCGCCTTCGCCATGGGCCCCCTGCGCGCCCTGGAGTGGGTGACCGCCAAGCCCGGCTACGAGGCACTCGCGGTGCTGCCGGACGGCCGCCGGCTCGGCACCCCAGGGGTGGCGCGGTACCTGGCGACGGAGGCCTGA
- a CDS encoding VIT family protein: MEDSERGGGSLSSRLNWLRAGVLGANDGIVSTAGLVVGVAGATSSADALLTAGLAGLLAGSLSMASGEYVSVSSQRDSEQAALAFEERELAERPVAELAELTGLLEDRGLTPAVAREVAEQLTARDALTAHARVELGIDPEQIVNPWHAAWASFIAFTVGALLPLLAIVLPPAGLRVPVTVSAVLCALLLTGWTGARLGGAPVPRSVLRNVLGGGLAMAVTYLAGLLLGAAGA, encoded by the coding sequence GTGGAGGACAGCGAGCGTGGCGGGGGGAGCCTGAGCAGCAGGCTCAACTGGCTGCGGGCCGGGGTGCTCGGGGCCAACGACGGGATCGTGTCGACCGCGGGGCTGGTGGTCGGGGTGGCCGGGGCGACCTCCTCGGCGGACGCGCTGCTGACGGCGGGTCTGGCCGGGCTGCTCGCGGGGTCGCTCTCGATGGCCTCCGGCGAGTACGTCTCGGTGAGCTCGCAGCGGGATTCGGAGCAGGCCGCGCTGGCCTTCGAGGAGCGGGAGCTGGCCGAGCGGCCGGTGGCCGAGCTGGCGGAGCTGACCGGGCTCCTGGAGGACCGCGGACTGACGCCCGCGGTGGCCAGGGAGGTGGCCGAGCAGCTCACCGCGCGGGACGCGCTGACCGCGCACGCCCGGGTCGAGCTGGGCATCGACCCGGAGCAGATCGTCAACCCCTGGCACGCGGCCTGGGCCAGCTTCATCGCCTTCACGGTCGGCGCGCTGCTGCCGCTGCTGGCGATCGTGCTGCCGCCGGCCGGGCTGCGGGTCCCGGTGACCGTGTCGGCGGTGCTCTGCGCGCTGCTGCTCACCGGCTGGACCGGCGCGCGGCTGGGCGGGGCCCCGGTGCCGCGCTCGGTGCTGCGCAACGTGCTGGGCGGCGGCCTGGCGATGGCGGTCACCTACCTGGCGGGCCTGCTGCTGGGCGCGGCCGGGGCCTGA